The window GGCGCAGCATGAACACCCTCGCAGGCGGGTGTTCGTCATCCAATGGGTGGTAGAATGGTCGTCCGCGCAAGTGCGTCCACCAGGGCATGGTTCGTGCTCCGCAGTTGGTTGGGTTCGGCGCAAGACCTTACCGCGATTTGCGTTTCGAGCAAACGCTAGCGCACCACCAGCGGCAAGAAGTGGTGTTGCGGACGCACGTTTTCGCCCACCCACAGCCAATCAATTTGCACGAGTGTGCCGACATCGGGGGCGGAAACACTGAGAAGCAGAGGCGTCCCACGCCACGCGCTCAACGGGTGCACGATTGTGCGCCATTCCCCCGCTGTTCCGCTTCCTTCAAACACCACCACAGGCGCACGGCGCACCCCATCAAGCGGCAAAATGCTGACACGCACACGCCCGCGCTCACTGCGATAGCGCATGCGCAACAGCGGTTCGTGCGCCTCGGCGGGAATGGTCAGCCGCTGTCCGATACTGCTTCCCCCCGGCATGTGGAGCACCATGCCCACGTTGGGCACGCGCAGGCGATAGGGGCGGTCAGTAGAAGCGGTCCAGGCGTCGTCGGGATGCTCGAAATCGCTATCGCGCAGCCAGCCCCCTTTGAGGGGCGGGGTGAGAGCGCCCAGGTCGGTTGTTTGCCCATTTTCAAGCGTGAGCACGCGCCGCACACCCAATGAAGGCGCTTCAAGCAGATGACGACCGGCGGGCACGGTATCGAAGGCAAACGTGCCGTTGGCGTCGGTGAGCGTGCAGGCGGTGCGCAGGCAAACGGGTTCATGCGGGAGCGGGCGGTCGGCAAAATCAACCAGGCGACCAAAGAGACGCGCGCCGATGAAGGTTTCTGCCATGGGGGTATCGTTGGGTGGCACAAGCGAGCGGTTGCCGTTGGCGTCCACCGCCATCACGCGGAAGCCGTAGCGGTGCCCCGATTCGCCGCGCACGACGGCGCGCGGTTCGGTGGTGCTGGTGTAGCGCACCCACGCGCCGTCGTCGGCGCGCACTTCCACCTCGTAAGCGACAATGGGCACATTGCCGGGATGCGACGCATGCCAGGTCAGTGTGATGGCGGTCGAGGCGCTGAGCGCGGGCAACGGCTGCATTTCCACCAGGGGGCGGCTGGGGTCGGGGGCGCGTTCAACCAAAAAGAGCGGCGAGCCGCCGATGGTGGGCTGGCTTTCTTCGGGCAAGGCGGTAGCGGCGTCGAATGTGAGCAGGTAGCCCGCCCCAGGTTGCGCCGTCAGGCGGAGTTCGCGCCCGTCGGGGGTGCTGAGGGTGGCTTGCGCCGCGACAGCAGGCACCCACACAGCGACGGGCTGGGGGGCGGTGTTCCAGATGACGCGGATATGCTCATCGTTGCCGCGCCGAAAGGTGGTGATGAGCAAATCGCCCACTTGTTCACGCGAGACAAAGCGCGCATGGCTGAGCCAGCGGGCGGTGGTCGCGTAGGCGGTGTAGCCGGGGCGAATGACGCCGTCGTTGCTCACCAGGCCAAAACGCTCGTCCATGTCCGAATCATCAAGCCGAAAGACAAACACCCGTTCGACGCCCGCCGCGAAGGCGTTGGTGAAGGCTTGCACAATGAAGGCGGCTTGTTGGGCGGGCGTTCCGTAGCCGCGCATGGGCGTAACGGGATGCCCGCCAATCCCCCAGACCGGCAAGTTGGTTTCATTCACCCAGATGGGTTTGTCGCCCATGCCATACCGTGCCAGCAGGTCGCGCACCCATTCTGTGCGGGTTGTCAGATTGTCGGGGTGGGTGTACCAGTGCCAGGCGGAAATGTCGAAGAAGAAGCCATTTTGGGCGGCGTCGGGCATGGTGTGCAGGGCTTGCAACACCCCTTCGGCAAAGCCCGGATTCACCCAGTGCGCCATGCCCGCCATGATGATTGTGGCGTTGGGGTCGGCGGCGCGGATGGCGCGGGCGGCGACCGCCAGCAGTTGGGCGTACTGGGCGG of the Ardenticatena maritima genome contains:
- a CDS encoding cellulase family glycosylhydrolase, which encodes MRRFAHLLASALVCFFLLGRDAAAPVAAQAPADGDPRFGLVLVPPREPWLGLAYAAGARTIRYQVNWWDVEPAPGLFDWRETDAAIRAYRNAGFEVSVIVHAPPPWARLVGYKWVPNNLDRPWDDPANFWGRFVFAVAERYRGQVASYEIFNEPDLAIYWDGSPAQYAQLLAVAARAIRAADPNATIIMAGMAHWVNPGFAEGVLQALHTMPDAAQNGFFFDISAWHWYTHPDNLTTRTEWVRDLLARYGMGDKPIWVNETNLPVWGIGGHPVTPMRGYGTPAQQAAFIVQAFTNAFAAGVERVFVFRLDDSDMDERFGLVSNDGVIRPGYTAYATTARWLSHARFVSREQVGDLLITTFRRGNDEHIRVIWNTAPQPVAVWVPAVAAQATLSTPDGRELRLTAQPGAGYLLTFDAATALPEESQPTIGGSPLFLVERAPDPSRPLVEMQPLPALSASTAITLTWHASHPGNVPIVAYEVEVRADDGAWVRYTSTTEPRAVVRGESGHRYGFRVMAVDANGNRSLVPPNDTPMAETFIGARLFGRLVDFADRPLPHEPVCLRTACTLTDANGTFAFDTVPAGRHLLEAPSLGVRRVLTLENGQTTDLGALTPPLKGGWLRDSDFEHPDDAWTASTDRPYRLRVPNVGMVLHMPGGSSIGQRLTIPAEAHEPLLRMRYRSERGRVRVSILPLDGVRRAPVVVFEGSGTAGEWRTIVHPLSAWRGTPLLLSVSAPDVGTLVQIDWLWVGENVRPQHHFLPLVVR